One region of Quercus lobata isolate SW786 chromosome 2, ValleyOak3.0 Primary Assembly, whole genome shotgun sequence genomic DNA includes:
- the LOC115975002 gene encoding cytochrome P450 94A1-like — protein sequence MLLLLILIPLLSLLFFFFFLNSNSNSNSNSKVPKSYPLVGSFFAFLANRKRLLPWLSGIMQVSPSSTFVLRRNYSTRQVFSVNPAVVQHILKTNFSNYGKGHVFNLTLTDFLGHGIFNIDGDSWKFQRQVSSHEFNTKSLRKFIETVVDTELSDRLIPILSSAAKQGTVLDFQDILQRFAFDNICKIAFGFDPAYLLPSLPQAKFALAFEDGVRISSERFSAVHPVVWKFKKLLNIGSEKRLKNAISEVREFALNMIKEKKQRLGEKESLDSVDLLSRFLSSGHSDENFVTDIVISFILAGRDTTSAALTWFFWLLWKNPEIESEILNEINEKSEAPVFDEVKDMVYTHASLCESMRLYPPVPMASKEAVNDDILPGGTVVKKGMKVTYFPYAMGRLEMLWGSDWAEFKPERWLQKEEESWKFVGRDPYTYPVFQAGPRICLGKEMAFLQMKRVVAGVLRRFEVVPAFEEGVNHEPEFVSYLTSKMKGGFPVKIVERVHVHHHETES from the coding sequence ATGTTGCTTCTTCTCATCCTAATTCCTTTACTTtcccttctcttcttcttcttctttctcaattccaattccaattccaattccaattccaaagTCCCCAAATCCTACCCTCTGGTGGGTTCATTCTTCGCCTTCCTTGCCAACCGAAAGCGCCTACTCCCATGGCTCTCAGGCATCATGCAAGTCTCACCTTCCTCCACCTTTGTTCTCCGACGCAACTACTCCACCCGCCAGGTCTTCTCCGTCAACCCCGCCGTGGTCCAACACATTCTCAAGACCAACTTCTCTAACTACGGAAAAGGCCACGTTTTCAATCTAACTCTCACCGACTTTCTTGGCCACGGCATCTTCAACATTGACGGCGACTCCTGGAAGTTCCAAAGACAAGTCTCTAGCCACGAATTCAACACCAAATCTCTCCGCAAGTTCATTGAAACCGTTGTCGACACTGAGCTCTCCGATCGCCTCATCCCCATTCTCTCCTCAGCTGCCAAACAGGGAACTGTCCTTGATTTCCAAGACATTCTTCAAAGGTTTGCTTTCGATAATATTTGTAAGATCGCTTTCGGGTTCGACCCAGCATACTTGTTGCCCTCTCTTCCACAGGCCAAGTTCGCCTTAGCCTTTGAAGACGGTGTCAGGATTAGCAGCGAGAGGTTCTCTGCGGTACACCCAGTCGTCTGGAAATTCAAGAAGTTGTTGAATATTGGGTCAGAAAAGCGTCTCAAAAACGCTATCTCGGAAGTGCGAGAGTTCGCACTGAACATgatcaaagaaaagaagcagaggctgggagagaaagagagcctCGATTCCGTGGACCTGTTGTCAAGGTTCTTGAGCTCCGGCCATTCGGACGAGAACTTCGTGACAGACATTGTGATCAGCTTTATACTTGCTGGGCGTGACACTACGTCGGCGGCTTTAACATGGTTTTTTTGGCTTCTATGGAAGAACCCAGAGATTGAATCCGAGATTCTAaatgaaatcaatgaaaaatcaGAGGCGCCTGTTTTTGACGAGGTGAAAGACATGGTGTACACACACGCTTCACTATGTGAAAGCATGAGGCTGTACCCGCCAGTTCCGATGGCCTCAAAGGAGGCAGTGAACGACGACATATTGCCCGGCGGGACAGTGGTGAAGAAGGGGATGAAAGTGACCTACTTTCCATACGCAATGGGGAGGTTGGAGATGCTGTGGGGATCGGACTGGGCAGAGTTCAAGCCAGAGAGGTGGCTGCAGAAGGAGGAAGAATCATGGAAGTTCGTGGGGAGAGACCCGTACACATACCCGGTGTTCCAGGCAGGTCCTAGAATTTGTTTGGGGAAGGAAATGGCATTCTTGCAGATGAAGAGGGTGGTAGCTGGGGTTTTAAGGAGGTTTGAGGTGGTGCCAGCGTTTGAAGAAGGTGTAAACCATGAACCGGAGTTTGTTTCGTATTTGACTTCAAAGATGAAAGGTGGGTTTCCGGTGAAGATTGTGGAGAGGGTTCATGTTCATCATCATGAGACTGAGTCCTGA